A region of Streptomyces sp. NBC_01267 DNA encodes the following proteins:
- a CDS encoding alkaline phosphatase family protein, which produces MVQPDWRYEDDVAPLALSTAPVPEYGSGSLADLLPTLAAGLGVPGFTAAIPELTPADRNCVFLIDGLGWEQIRAHPDEAPYLHSLLGTSRGGTGRPITAGFPATTATSLASVGTGLPPGAHGLTGYTTRNPATGELMNQLRWRPWTDPHVWQPYPTVFQLADAAGVHTAQVSSPDFQHTPLTKIALSGGTFRGKLTGEDRMDLAAAQLGAADRSLIYTYYSEVDGKGHRFGTDSDAWRGQLMYVDRLVQRLAEQLPPRSALYVTADHGMIDIPFDEESRIDFDEDWELGAGVALLGGEGRARHVYAVPGAEADVLTVWREVLGEQFWVASREEAVAAGWFGPQVDERVHGRIGDVVAAAHADVVITASRREPHESVMVGMHGSMTPVEQLVPLLEVRS; this is translated from the coding sequence ATGGTCCAGCCCGACTGGCGGTACGAGGACGACGTCGCCCCGCTCGCGCTCTCCACCGCCCCCGTCCCGGAGTACGGCTCGGGCTCGCTCGCCGATCTGCTGCCGACGCTCGCCGCGGGCCTCGGCGTCCCGGGTTTCACCGCGGCGATCCCGGAGCTCACCCCGGCCGACCGGAACTGCGTCTTCCTGATCGACGGCCTCGGCTGGGAGCAGATCCGCGCCCACCCGGACGAGGCCCCGTACCTCCACTCGCTCCTCGGCACCTCGCGCGGCGGCACCGGCCGTCCGATCACGGCCGGTTTCCCCGCCACCACGGCCACCTCGCTGGCCTCGGTCGGCACCGGTCTGCCGCCCGGCGCGCACGGTCTCACCGGCTACACCACCCGGAATCCCGCCACCGGTGAGCTGATGAACCAGCTCCGCTGGCGGCCCTGGACGGACCCGCACGTCTGGCAGCCGTACCCCACGGTCTTCCAACTCGCCGACGCGGCAGGCGTCCACACCGCCCAGGTCTCCTCACCGGACTTCCAGCACACCCCGCTCACCAAGATCGCGCTGAGCGGCGGCACCTTCCGGGGCAAGCTCACCGGCGAGGACCGGATGGACCTGGCCGCGGCCCAACTGGGCGCGGCGGACCGTTCGCTGATCTATACGTACTACAGCGAGGTCGACGGCAAGGGCCATCGCTTCGGGACGGACTCGGACGCCTGGCGCGGCCAGCTGATGTACGTCGACCGGCTCGTCCAGCGCCTCGCCGAACAACTCCCGCCGCGCTCCGCGCTCTACGTCACCGCCGACCACGGGATGATCGACATCCCGTTCGACGAGGAGTCCCGCATCGACTTCGACGAGGACTGGGAACTGGGCGCGGGCGTCGCGCTGCTGGGTGGCGAGGGCCGTGCCCGCCACGTCTACGCGGTGCCCGGCGCCGAGGCCGATGTGCTGACCGTCTGGCGCGAGGTGCTCGGTGAGCAGTTCTGGGTGGCGAGCCGCGAGGAGGCCGTCGCGGCGGGCTGGTTCGGCCCGCAGGTCGACGAGCGGGTGCACGGGCGGATCGGCGACGTGGTCGCCGCCGCCCACGCCGACGTGGTGATCACCGCGTCCCGCCGCGAGCCCCACGAGTCCGTCATGGTCGGCATGCACGGCTCGATGACCCCCGTGGAGCAGCTGGTGCCGCTCCTCGAAGTACGCTCTTGA
- a CDS encoding thymidine kinase — protein MPELVFFSGTMDCGKSTLALQIGHNRSARGLQGVIFTRDDRAGEGKLSSRLGLVTDAVEADEGMDLYAYLVGRITHGDRVDYVIVDEAQFLAPDQIDQLARVVDDLDRDVFAFGITTDFRTKLFPGSQRLIELADRIEALQVEALCWCGARATHNARTVGGEMVVEGAQVVIGDVNRQQGEVGYEVLCRRHHRRRMTARSARAGALSPDVLPVATR, from the coding sequence ATGCCCGAGCTGGTGTTCTTCTCCGGAACGATGGACTGCGGAAAGAGCACTCTGGCGCTGCAGATCGGACACAACCGTTCGGCCCGTGGCCTCCAAGGCGTGATCTTCACCCGCGACGACCGTGCGGGGGAGGGCAAGCTCTCGTCCAGGCTCGGCCTGGTCACCGACGCGGTCGAGGCGGACGAGGGCATGGACCTCTACGCGTACCTGGTGGGCCGCATCACCCACGGCGACAGGGTGGACTACGTGATCGTGGACGAGGCGCAGTTCCTCGCGCCGGACCAGATCGACCAGCTGGCCCGGGTGGTGGACGACCTCGACCGGGACGTCTTCGCCTTCGGGATCACCACCGACTTCCGGACCAAACTGTTCCCCGGCTCGCAGCGGCTGATCGAACTGGCCGACCGGATCGAGGCGCTTCAGGTCGAGGCGCTGTGCTGGTGCGGCGCACGGGCCACGCACAACGCGCGCACGGTGGGCGGGGAGATGGTCGTCGAAGGCGCGCAGGTGGTGATCGGGGACGTCAACCGGCAGCAGGGCGAGGTCGGTTACGAGGTGTTGTGCCGACGCCACCACCGGCGCAGGATGACCGCCCGGTCGGCCCGCGCGGGGGCGCTCTCGCCCGATGTCCTGCCGGTCGCGACGCGCTGA